Sequence from the Flavobacterium sp. TR2 genome:
CAGTCTATTTCCGATTTTTAAAGTCCATATATGAAAAACAGCATAACAATTCCCAAATCTAGTCTTGATTTTTTGGTTCAGCTAAAAGAAAACAACAACAAAGCTTGGTTTGAAGCGCATAAACCGCAATATCTGAAAGAACTCAATCATATCGAAAATTTTGCGGGCGCCTTACTGAAAGAACTTTCCAAAACAGATGTTTTAGAAAATGCTTCGGGCAAGAAAAGTGTCTACAGAATCTACCGCGACATTCGTTTTTCTAAAGATAAAACTCCTTTTAAGACATTTTGGGGCGGAAGTTATACGCGCGCAACAGCAGCGCGTCGCGGCGGCTATTATTTTCATCTGGAAAAAGGAAACAGCTTTTTTGCCGGGGGTTTTTGGGGACCAAATGCCGCAGATTTAAAACGAATACGAACTGAGTTTGCCCATGATCCCGAAACTTTTCAAGAAATATTGAATTCAGAATCATTCAAAAGCAATTTTGGCGTTTTGCAAGGCGAACAGCTCAAAACAAAACCAAAAGGCTTTGATGTGGATCATCCCGCTATTGACTTGCTTCGCTTCAAACAATTTTTGGTGATAAAACGCTTTACTGATGAAGAAGTATTGAGTCCGCAATTTTTAGAACTGGCTTTAGACGCTTTCAAAAACATGAGACCTTTTTTCGATTACATGAGCGAAGTTCTTACGACTGATGCTAACGGGGTTTCTATTTTATAAAACCACTTTTTAAAAAGTATAAAACCCGACAGTCCCGATCCCGTCCCGAAGTTTCGGGATCGGGACGGGATCGGGACGGGATAAAAACTTGTCGGGTTTAATTAATCATCCTTTAATCCTAAAAGCATTTTATTCCGTAGGAATGTCCCATGGTTGAATTCGATTTGGATTATGGTTTAACATTTACCGACGAGATATTCCTAGCGGAATATTAAACCTTTATCTACTCTGCAATAAAATTCATTTCTTTTTCTACTACTACTACCGACGAGATATTCCTAGCGGAATATTAAATCTTATTTGCTCTGCAATAAAATTCATTTCTTTTTCTACGACCGACGAGATATTCCTAGCGGAATATTAAACCTTATTTGCTCAGCAATAAAATTTCATTTACAACCACTTCGGTTATATAACGTTTTTCGCCATTTTTATCATCGTAGCTGCGATGCGTCAGTTTTCCTTCAACGGCAATTTCTTTTCCTTTCACAACATACTTTTCTATAATTTCTGCTGTTTTTCCCCAGGCTGTTATTCGATGCCATTCGGTTTGTTCTACCCTTTCTCCCTTATCGTTTTTATAATAATCTTTTGTTGCGATTGAGACGTGCGCTAGTTTTTTTCCGTTTTCTAATGTTTTAACTTCTGGATCGTTTCCTACATTCCCAATTAACTGAACTCTGTTTTTCATGGCGTATATTGTTTTTATGTTATGAATAAGTTGAATCGTTTATCAAATTCAACACTGCAAAGATGGCGAACCTCAGCACTGACAGTCGGTTGTTAACTATTTACTATCGACTGTAACTATTTGTAACCGTTTGTAAATGGAAATTGTTTTTTGTATATTTGAGATAAATCTTACGATATGAAGGCAAATATTAAAAAAGTAGAGTTAAGAAACCTTGAAATTGAGGACTATAGACAATTGAAGAAATCCATGATTGAATCGTATCCCGAAATGGCCGATTCGTATTGGGGCTCTGACGATATAGAAAGGCTTTTGTCTATTTTTCCCGAAGGGCAGCTGGTGATTTTGGTTGACGGGAAAGTGGTTGGCTCTGCCTTGTCTCTTATTCTTGACGAAAAGCTGGTAGAAAAAAGACACAATTATCAGCAGATTAGCGGTAACTATACCTTCTCTACACATAACCCAAATGGCGAAATTTTATACGGAATAGATGTTTTTATTCATCCTAATTATAGAGGCCTTCGGTTAGGACGCCGATTATATGATGCTAGAAAGGAACTTTGCGAGCAATTGAATTTGAAAGCAATTGTTTTTGCCGGAAGAATTCCGAACTACAGAGAACACGCCAAGAAACTGTCTCCAAAAGCTTATATAGAAAAAGTACGCACCAAAGAATTGTACGATCCGGTTCTTTCTTTTCAGTTAAGCAATGATTTTCACGTTTTGAGGATTCTTAAGAATTATTTGGAAGGCGACGAAGAATCGAAAGAGTTTGCCGTATTGCTGGAATGGAACAATATTTACTACGACGACAGTCCAAAACTGATTAATCTTAAGAAAGAAATTATACGTCTAGGATTAATTCAGTGGCAGATGCGTCCGTTAAACAATGTCGAAGCCCTTTTTGAGCAAGCCGAATTTTTTATTGATGCCGTTTCTGGCTATGGTTCAGATTTTGCCTTGTTTCCCGAATTATTTACCGCGCCTTTAATGGCCGATTACAATCATTTATCTGAAGCCGAAGCTATTCGCGAACTTGCTCGCCATACCGATCCAATTCGCAAGCGTTTTCAGGAGTTTGCCATTTCATACAATATCAATATCATTACTGGAAGTATGCCTTATGTAGAAAGCGGGAATCTTTACAATGTTGGTTTTTTATGCAAAAGAGACGGAACTTCAGAAATGTATACCAAAATTCATATCACACCCAACGAAGTTGTTCATTGGGGAATGAAAGGCGGATCAGAATTTAAAACTTTTGATACTGACTGCGGTAAAATCGGAATTTTGATCTGTTATGATGTCGAATTCCCAGAAATTTCAAGACTTTTAGCCGATGAAGGAATGAATATTTTATTCGTGCCATTTTTGACCGATACTCAAAACGGATATACTCGCGTAAAGCATTGCTCGCAAGCGCGCGCCATCGAAAATGAGTGTTATGTAGCCATAGCAGGTTGCGTTGGAAATCTTCCGAAAGTAAACAATATGGATATTCAATATGCGCAGTCTTCTGTGTTCACCCCATCCGATTTTGCTTTCCCGAGCAACGGAATCAAGGCAGAAGCCACTCCAAACACCGAAATGACGCTTATTGTTGATGTTGATTTAAATCTGCTGAAAGAACTTCATGAACATGGAAGCGTAAAAACATTAAAAGACAGAAGATCTGACCTTTACGAAATTAAAAAATTGAATTCATGAAAACGTGCCTCGAATGTTCAGCCAAAATTTTCGGCAGAGAAGACAAGAAATTCTGCTCCGACAGCTGTCGAAATGCCTACAATAACAAAATAAATAAAGATAGTACGAATTTCATGCGAAATATAAACAACAAGTTACGCAAAAATTACCGTATTTTGGCAGAGTTAAATGTAGACGGAAAATCTAAAGCTTCGAGAGACAAATTACTAACAAAAGGTTTTGATTTTGAGTTCTTTACAAACATTTTGCAAACCAAGACAGGAAATACATATTATTTCTTGTACGATCAAGGCTATCGTTCCTTGGACAATGATTATTTTATGCTTGTTAAAAAAGAAATATAGTTAGTATTATTTACCATGAGAAAAAACCCCACCTCAATTCTAGCCATAGTCTGCGTTTTAGCTTTACTTGGCATTATATACGCCACGATGATGCCGCAAGGAATCTCTAAAGACGATGAAGCTCTTGCTGAATTCTCGACTGAAAGAGCCTTAAATCAGGTCGAAATTATAGCACAGAAACCGCACTATGTAGGATCGACCAATCATGAGCTTGTTGCAAATTATCTTAAACTAGAATTAAACAGAATTGGATTAGAAACGAGTGTTCAGGAAGGTTTTACACTAAATGACAAAGGGCTTTTGGTAAAATCAAAAAATATTTTGGCCCGCATTAAAGGAACAAACAATACCAAAGCGCTTTTACTTCTTTCTCATTATGACAGCGCCCCGCATTCTTTCTCAAAAGGCGCAAGCGACGACGCTTCTGGCGTTGCCACAATTTTAGAAGGCATACGTGCCTTTTTATACTCAAAACATCCTCAAAAAAACGATATCATCATATTATTCTCTGATGCAGAAGAATTAGGGTTAAACGGCGCTGCGCTATTTGTAAACCAGCATCCTTGGGCCAAAGACGTTGGTTTGGTTTTAAACTTTGAAGCAAGAGGAACTTCTGGACCGAGCTATATGCTAATGGAAACCAACAAAGGAAACGAGGCTCTGGTTAAAGAATTTACTAAAGCAAAACCTTCTTACCCCGTTTCAAACTCTCTCATGTACAGCATTTACAAAATGCTTCCAAATGATACCGATCTGACTGTTTTTAGAGAACAGGGAAATATTCAAGGGTTTAATTTCGCCTTCATCGATGGCCACTTCAACTACCATACCCAGCAAGATGACATTCAGCATTTAAACAAAACTACGCTAGCGCATCAGGGCACTTACATCATGCCTTTGCTGAAATACTTCACAAACATCGATTTAAACCAAACAGAATCTACAGAAGATGATGTTTATTTCAGCGCTCCTTTTACATTCATCAGCTATCCGTTTGCATGGGTAATGCCAATGACTCTGGTTGCTTTCGGATTATTGGTTTTATTCATTTTCGTTGGAAGGGTAAAAAGAATCATCACTTTCACAGAAATTTTCAAAGGCTTTGTTCCGCTTTTAGGATCTATCATAATTGCAGGATTGGTAACATTTTTAGGATGGAAACTTATTCTCGAAATTTACCCGCAATACTCTGACCTTCTAAACGGATTTACATACAACGGACACGCTTATATTGGCGCTTTTGTTACGCTAAGCATTGCAATCTGTTTTGCTTTCTACCATCATTTCTCTGAAGCTAAAACCACCATGAACCATTTCGTGGCTCCTTTACTGCTTTGGATCATCATTAATGCATTTTTGGCCAACAGCTTAACAGGTGCCGGGTTTTTAATTATTCCAGTTTATTTCGGAATACTATTATTCGGAATCTTTGTTTTCACGCAGCACTACAGTTTAGGAATGAATTTGATATTCTCTATACCTGCTCTAGCAATTGTGGCGCCTTTCATCGTAATGTTCCCTATCGGATTGGGGCTTAAAATACTATACGGCAGTGCTATTTTGACTGTTTTGTTATTCGGATTGCTGCTCCCAATATTTGGAGCATTTCCTAAAAAAGGCGCTTGGATAGTGGTTTTCTTTCTTACCTCAATAGCATTTTTCGTTTACGCGGGATACAATTCGGGTTACGAATATGGCAAGGCCAAATCAAACAGTTTATTATATGTTTACAATGCCGACAACAATGCTGCAGTCTGGACCACTTATGACACTAATTTGGACGAATGGACCAAATCTTACTTAGGCGAAACCAATCAAAAAGCAGTGGGATTAAATACGCTTCCGCTAACGAGCAAATACAATACGACCTTTACGTATAGCGCAATCGCCCCTGTTGTAGCTGTTCAGAAACCAACCATTCAGTTTTTAAGAGACAGCGTTATTGGAAGCAACAGATATTTAAAAATCAGAATTACGCCGAACAGAAAAGTAAACCGCTACGACATTTATGCCAATCCAAAAATGACGTTTTATAACTTTAAAGCAAACGGAGTTGCTACTTCTGGAGAAAAAGGCAACCGTCTGCAAAG
This genomic interval carries:
- a CDS encoding DUF2461 domain-containing protein, which codes for MKNSITIPKSSLDFLVQLKENNNKAWFEAHKPQYLKELNHIENFAGALLKELSKTDVLENASGKKSVYRIYRDIRFSKDKTPFKTFWGGSYTRATAARRGGYYFHLEKGNSFFAGGFWGPNAADLKRIRTEFAHDPETFQEILNSESFKSNFGVLQGEQLKTKPKGFDVDHPAIDLLRFKQFLVIKRFTDEEVLSPQFLELALDAFKNMRPFFDYMSEVLTTDANGVSIL
- a CDS encoding single-stranded DNA-binding protein; translation: MKNRVQLIGNVGNDPEVKTLENGKKLAHVSIATKDYYKNDKGERVEQTEWHRITAWGKTAEIIEKYVVKGKEIAVEGKLTHRSYDDKNGEKRYITEVVVNEILLLSK
- a CDS encoding bifunctional GNAT family N-acetyltransferase/carbon-nitrogen hydrolase family protein, with the translated sequence MKANIKKVELRNLEIEDYRQLKKSMIESYPEMADSYWGSDDIERLLSIFPEGQLVILVDGKVVGSALSLILDEKLVEKRHNYQQISGNYTFSTHNPNGEILYGIDVFIHPNYRGLRLGRRLYDARKELCEQLNLKAIVFAGRIPNYREHAKKLSPKAYIEKVRTKELYDPVLSFQLSNDFHVLRILKNYLEGDEESKEFAVLLEWNNIYYDDSPKLINLKKEIIRLGLIQWQMRPLNNVEALFEQAEFFIDAVSGYGSDFALFPELFTAPLMADYNHLSEAEAIRELARHTDPIRKRFQEFAISYNINIITGSMPYVESGNLYNVGFLCKRDGTSEMYTKIHITPNEVVHWGMKGGSEFKTFDTDCGKIGILICYDVEFPEISRLLADEGMNILFVPFLTDTQNGYTRVKHCSQARAIENECYVAIAGCVGNLPKVNNMDIQYAQSSVFTPSDFAFPSNGIKAEATPNTEMTLIVDVDLNLLKELHEHGSVKTLKDRRSDLYEIKKLNS
- a CDS encoding M28 family peptidase; protein product: MRKNPTSILAIVCVLALLGIIYATMMPQGISKDDEALAEFSTERALNQVEIIAQKPHYVGSTNHELVANYLKLELNRIGLETSVQEGFTLNDKGLLVKSKNILARIKGTNNTKALLLLSHYDSAPHSFSKGASDDASGVATILEGIRAFLYSKHPQKNDIIILFSDAEELGLNGAALFVNQHPWAKDVGLVLNFEARGTSGPSYMLMETNKGNEALVKEFTKAKPSYPVSNSLMYSIYKMLPNDTDLTVFREQGNIQGFNFAFIDGHFNYHTQQDDIQHLNKTTLAHQGTYIMPLLKYFTNIDLNQTESTEDDVYFSAPFTFISYPFAWVMPMTLVAFGLLVLFIFVGRVKRIITFTEIFKGFVPLLGSIIIAGLVTFLGWKLILEIYPQYSDLLNGFTYNGHAYIGAFVTLSIAICFAFYHHFSEAKTTMNHFVAPLLLWIIINAFLANSLTGAGFLIIPVYFGILLFGIFVFTQHYSLGMNLIFSIPALAIVAPFIVMFPIGLGLKILYGSAILTVLLFGLLLPIFGAFPKKGAWIVVFFLTSIAFFVYAGYNSGYEYGKAKSNSLLYVYNADNNAAVWTTYDTNLDEWTKSYLGETNQKAVGLNTLPLTSKYNTTFTYSAIAPVVAVQKPTIQFLRDSVIGSNRYLKIRITPNRKVNRYDIYANPKMTFYNFKANGVATSGEKGNRLQRVDSKILCYYVVGNEPLEMEFYINKSTVFDMDLIESSFDLLSNSLLNVKPRENWMMPTPFVLNDAVMIQQKIKRYTPPVKPIEPVAVKDSLAVPKDSIKPVTAPQP